One segment of Pseudoalteromonas rubra DNA contains the following:
- the recG gene encoding ATP-dependent DNA helicase RecG, with amino-acid sequence MSLPNLAQYAITDLKGVGPKAAERLAKLGIRSVQDMLFHLPLRYEDRARTYRIAELMPHTHVSVEGEIEQANITFGKRRMLVCQINDGTGRITLRFFNFSAAQKNAMQSGKIMRCFGEVRRGRVGLEMAHPEYSIRDELSETPQGADTLTPVYPTTEGLKQLSIRAIAEQAIALLQKYDIEDHLPAQFRPNQLSLKEALLTLHQPPQNVALDQLELGQHPAQQRLAFEELLAQNLSLLQLRQQGQAVKAVSLPPNNMLETEFLAQLPFKPTSAQSRVVAEIKGDLQHPFPMMRLVQGDVGSGKTLVAALSALTAIAKGYQVALMAPTEILSEQHNINFQNWFAALGIEVVWLAGKTKGKERERVLERISSGQAQMVVGTHALFQEQVQFSNLALIIIDEQHRFGVHQRLSLREKGKFNDCYPHQLVMTATPIPRTLAMTAYADLETSVIDELPPGRTPITTVAVPDTRRDEVIERVRRACIEQQRQVYWVCTLIDESEALQCQAAEDTAEQLTKALPELNIALVHGRMKAQEKQQIMQDFKQAKSHVLVATTVIEVGVDVPNASLIIIENPERLGLAQLHQLRGRVGRGDIASHCLLLYHAPLSATAQKRLGVLRDSNDGFVIAERDLEIRGPGEVLGTRQTGLAELKIADLSRDKVLLPQVRSLAFTILQQHPQAVEPLVQRWLPDRSEFAMA; translated from the coding sequence ATGTCTCTTCCCAATTTAGCCCAGTACGCCATAACCGATCTCAAGGGAGTCGGCCCAAAGGCCGCAGAGCGGCTGGCCAAATTGGGGATCCGCAGTGTTCAGGATATGCTCTTTCATCTGCCACTGCGTTATGAAGACAGAGCCAGAACCTATCGCATCGCGGAATTGATGCCACATACCCATGTCAGTGTTGAAGGCGAAATCGAGCAGGCCAACATCACTTTCGGCAAACGCCGTATGCTGGTATGCCAGATCAACGATGGAACAGGCCGTATTACCCTGCGCTTTTTCAACTTCAGCGCCGCGCAAAAAAACGCCATGCAAAGCGGTAAAATCATGCGCTGCTTTGGCGAAGTGCGCCGTGGCCGGGTCGGTCTGGAAATGGCTCACCCTGAATACAGTATTCGCGACGAGCTCAGTGAAACACCACAAGGCGCGGATACACTCACGCCGGTTTATCCAACCACTGAAGGGCTGAAGCAACTAAGCATTCGTGCCATTGCCGAGCAAGCTATCGCTTTGCTGCAAAAATACGACATTGAAGATCATCTGCCCGCTCAGTTCAGGCCCAACCAACTGAGCTTGAAAGAAGCCTTACTCACACTCCATCAGCCGCCCCAGAATGTGGCATTGGATCAGCTGGAGCTGGGTCAGCATCCGGCGCAACAGCGGCTGGCGTTTGAAGAGTTGCTGGCGCAAAACCTTAGCCTGCTGCAACTCAGACAGCAAGGTCAGGCCGTCAAGGCGGTATCGCTGCCGCCGAATAATATGTTAGAAACAGAGTTTCTGGCCCAGCTGCCCTTTAAACCCACTTCAGCACAAAGTCGAGTAGTGGCTGAAATTAAAGGGGATCTGCAACACCCTTTTCCAATGATGCGACTGGTACAGGGTGACGTAGGCTCAGGTAAAACCCTGGTTGCAGCACTGAGCGCACTCACGGCCATTGCCAAAGGCTATCAGGTCGCTCTGATGGCCCCCACAGAGATTTTATCAGAGCAGCATAATATCAACTTTCAGAACTGGTTTGCCGCACTGGGCATAGAAGTGGTGTGGCTGGCAGGCAAGACCAAAGGCAAAGAGCGCGAGCGCGTGCTGGAACGCATCAGCTCAGGCCAGGCGCAAATGGTGGTTGGCACACATGCACTGTTTCAGGAGCAAGTACAGTTTAGTAATCTGGCCCTGATCATCATTGATGAACAACACCGTTTTGGTGTTCACCAGCGCCTGTCGTTACGCGAAAAGGGCAAGTTTAACGACTGCTACCCGCACCAGCTGGTCATGACGGCAACACCCATCCCACGCACGCTGGCGATGACTGCCTATGCCGATCTGGAAACCTCAGTGATCGATGAGCTACCACCCGGGCGCACGCCAATCACAACCGTCGCCGTCCCGGATACTCGCCGCGATGAGGTGATTGAGCGTGTTCGGCGTGCCTGTATCGAACAGCAGCGCCAGGTGTACTGGGTATGTACTTTGATTGATGAGTCCGAAGCTTTGCAATGCCAGGCGGCAGAAGATACCGCAGAACAACTCACCAAAGCGCTGCCCGAGCTCAATATCGCACTGGTTCATGGCCGTATGAAGGCACAAGAAAAGCAGCAGATCATGCAAGACTTTAAGCAGGCAAAAAGCCATGTGCTGGTTGCAACCACTGTGATAGAAGTCGGGGTAGATGTCCCCAATGCAAGCCTGATCATTATAGAAAATCCAGAGCGGCTTGGATTGGCACAACTGCATCAGTTACGAGGCCGGGTTGGCCGGGGAGACATCGCTTCGCATTGTTTGTTGCTTTATCATGCACCTTTGTCAGCAACAGCGCAAAAGCGCCTGGGCGTGCTGCGTGACAGTAATGATGGCTTTGTGATTGCCGAGCGGGATCTGGAGATCCGCGGGCCCGGAGAAGTCCTGGGCACTCGTCAGACGGGGCTGGCGGAACTGAAAATAGCCGACTTAAGCCGGGACAAAGTGCTACTACCACAAGTTCGCAGTCTGGCTTTTACTATACTCCAACAACACCCACAAGCCGTTGAGCCACTGGTCCAGCGCTGGTTGCCTGACCGCAGTGAGTTTGCCATGGCTTAG
- a CDS encoding VOC family protein: MAKLIHSMVRVMDLQKSLAFYHDVLALGERRRIEFEHFSLVYLGNEEAEFELELTWNHDTQQPYELGNGYGHIAVVVDDLAPVHAKAEVLGYQPKEMKSFYNGDTLVARFFFIADPDGYQIEIIERSETFR; this comes from the coding sequence ATGGCAAAACTCATTCACAGCATGGTTCGGGTAATGGATCTGCAAAAATCTCTGGCATTTTATCATGATGTACTGGCGCTCGGCGAGCGCAGGCGTATTGAGTTTGAACACTTTAGTCTGGTTTACCTCGGGAATGAAGAAGCTGAGTTTGAACTGGAGTTGACCTGGAATCATGATACGCAGCAGCCATATGAGTTGGGGAATGGCTATGGTCATATAGCAGTTGTCGTTGATGACTTAGCACCTGTGCATGCAAAGGCAGAGGTGCTAGGTTACCAGCCTAAGGAGATGAAGTCGTTTTATAATGGCGATACTCTGGTGGCACGCTTTTTCTTTATTGCCGATCCCGATGGCTATCAGATTGAAATCATTGAACGTTCTGAGACGTTTAGGTAA
- a CDS encoding ribbon-helix-helix domain-containing protein, with product MCELYAAADPASYEVIRRSMRIQGAVTSLALERRIWDLLQEIASKEQLSVAEFVSTLYQEVLMRQGEVKNLASLLRITCLTYLSDLTSDRR from the coding sequence ATGTGTGAATTGTATGCCGCGGCCGATCCCGCCAGCTATGAAGTAATACGCCGCTCAATGCGGATTCAGGGGGCTGTGACCAGCCTCGCACTAGAGCGTCGGATCTGGGATCTGTTACAGGAGATCGCCTCCAAAGAACAGCTCAGTGTGGCTGAATTCGTTTCCACCCTCTATCAGGAAGTACTGATGCGTCAGGGGGAAGTAAAAAACCTTGCTTCTCTGTTGCGTATCACCTGTTTAACCTACTTATCCGATCTTACGTCTGATCGCCGCTAA